One Helicoverpa zea isolate HzStark_Cry1AcR chromosome 11, ilHelZeax1.1, whole genome shotgun sequence genomic window carries:
- the LOC124634396 gene encoding elongin-B has product MDVFLMIRRKKLTIFTDAKDTTTVLELKKMIEGILKVTPQSQMLFNKDSQLMEDEKTLAEYGLTSATAKAQCPAPIGLALRKENGEFEALDLTPYSSPPDLPDVMKSQETNGQEQMDQH; this is encoded by the exons ATG GATGTCTTTCTAATGATTAGGCGAAAAAAATTAACCATCTTCACCGACGCGAAGGACACGACAACTGTGCTAGAATTGAAGAAAATGATCGAAG GTATCCTGAAAGTGACCCCACAAAGTCAGATGCTGTTCAATAAGGACAGCCAGCTGATGGAGGATGAGAAGACCCTCGCTGAGTACGGGCTAACATCCGCTACTGCTAAGGCCCAGTGTCCCGCACCTATTGGATTGGCTTTAAG GAAGGAAAATGGCGAGTTTGAAGCCTTGGACCTGACTCCGTACTCTTCGCCGCCCGACTTGCCTGACGTGATGAAATCACAGGAGACCAACGGACAAGAACAA ATGGATCAACACTAG
- the LOC124634247 gene encoding zinc finger protein 835 isoform X1, with translation MNPQVCANCRNEKPVNATDNRLVTESCGHVKCMNCLLNEKTGCQACLREKKPTDGGDPLGGIIEGGPADETSPAEADDKSYDEDLDKEIQCEIDELYMKKKLETSHIKEETDANGKMFLCTVCKKKFHARSQVAYHAYCNGQRKPYQCPECNKTFATMSHYKYHMRVHRNERTYACDVCGEGFFQMSKLQRHKLKHTKEKKFACSECNKAFNNLTSLRKHGLTHTDERPYACPTCGSRFRDSSNLRKHVRKHERKCLCGAWSCSRCGPLAARRPHACPRCPQAFHSRKDMRRHAAVHTDSKPFRCKVCSRRFRRKDNLERHIRNTHPDYVPATAVDCDEAALKQIRANGHTNKLDDYQKDEKTKLEILNPLPPLPKEEIQKHMHENSTKPEKPVEPDITIDKSYILVANNARQSVIVGNKTANVEPKPVTSPSQECEYVHKIRKASIIPLPPIDLRKMIELEEQTNLNNLDLGAPPKDKKTLYEKILYGDRERDKRDHDDNNVDSGPAGVHWRRKLKQSVSIVSYSFTDL, from the exons ATGAATCCGCAAGTTTGTGCGAATTGTCGTAACGAGAAGCCTGTGAATGCGACTGATAACAGGCTGGTGACGGAGAGCTGTGGTCACGTGAAATGTATGAACTGTTTGCTGAACGAGAAGACTGGTTGCCAAGCTTGCCTTAGGGAGAAGAAGCCGACTGATGGAGGAGACCCTTTGGGTGGAATTATAGAGGGAGGGCCGGCAGACGAGACCTCGCCGGCTGAAGCAGACGATAAGTCATATGACGAAGACCTCGACAAGGAAATCCAGTGCGAGATAGATGAGTTGTATATGAAGAAAAAACTTGAGACATCACATATTAAAGAAGAAACAG aTGCAAATGGCAAGATGTTTCTGTGCACCGTTTGCAAGAAGAAGTTCCATGCTCGGAGCCAGGTGGCCTATCATGCATACTGCAATGGTCAGCGGAAGCCTTACCAATGTCCTGAATGCAATAAG ACATTTGCCACAATGTCTCACTATAAGTATCACATGCGGGTACATCGCAACGAGCGCACTTATGCCTGTGATGTGTGCGGCGAGGGATTCTTCCAGATGTCCAAGTTGCAGAGGCACAAGTTAAAGCATACTA AAGAGAAGAAGTTTGCATGCAGCGAGTGCAACAAAGCGTTCAATAATTTAACTTCACTCCGCAAGCACGGGCTCACGCACACAGACGAGCGGCCGTACGCGTGTCCCACGTGTGGCAGTCGCTTCCGAGACAGCTCGAATCTGAGGAAACATGTGAGGAAGCACG AAAGGAAGTGCTTGTGCGGCGCGTGGTCGTGCTCGCGCTGCGGGCCGCTCGCGGCGCGGCGCCCGCACGCGTGTCCGCGCTGCCCGCAGGCCTTCCACTCGCGCAAGGACATGCGCCGCCACGCCGCCGTGCACACCG ACTCCAAACCCTTTCGCTGCAAAGTGTGCAGCCGCCGCTTCAGAAGGAAAGACAACCTAGAGCGTCACATTCGCAATACGCACCCCGACTACGTGCCCGCCACCGCCGTCGACTGCGACGAGGCCGCGCTCAAGCAGATCCGAGCCAACGGACACACAAACAAACTCGACGACTACCAGAAAGACGAGAAAACAAAACTAGAGATCCTCAACCCCTTACCGCCGCTTCCAAAAGAAGAAATACAAAAACACATGCACGAGAACTCTACGAAGCCAGAAAAGCCCGTCGAGCCAGATATTACTATAGATAAATCTTATATTTTAGTGGCCAATAATGCCCGTCAAAGCGTCATCGTTGGCAACAAAACAGCGAATGTCGAACCCAAACCCGTCACTAGTCCGTCGCAGGAATGTGAATACGTACACAAAATACGAAAGGCTTCCATAATTCCCCTACCGCCTATAGATTTGCGGAAAATGATAGAATTAGAAGAACAAaccaatttgaataatttagatTTGGGCGCTCCTCCAAAGGATAAGAAGACTTTGTATGAGAAGATATTGTATGGGGACAGGGAGAGAGATAAGAGAGACCACGACGATAACAATGTTGACTCTGGTCCTGCCGGAGTGCATTGGAGGAGGAAGCTGAAGCAATCTGTGTCTATAG TGTCTTATTCTTTTACAGATTTGTAA
- the LOC124634303 gene encoding protein Peter pan: protein MGKRKGKCVKKNPTTKESLEPENLVKAPHSFVIHRGQCSKDLVDLMKDFRKVMEPFTASQLKERKKNTIKDFVSISGYLHVSHMMVFTETELGSYMRMARLPRGPTLTFRIHSYSLARDVISSLRKQYVMMKAFQNAPLIVLNSFSGEGMHMKLMATMFQNMFPTINITTVKLKNIRRCVLMNYNPSTKLVDMRHYAIRATPVGLNKGTKKMVQGKIPNLNRCKDMSEFFDKAGMLSESEFEDDPNAQVILPQNLASRGAAAESKSAIRLFELGPRISFQLIKVEDGLMDGEVLFHELVEKTEEEKALIKKKREQKRKLKEKRKAQQEENVKRKQKEKEDLKQKSLEGMKKKQDVTESERLMELANAESQHADMDQDDDDDADYYRQEVGVEPEKDLFTRDTKKRKGDEDGPRGFKKMRLDKKLKKKYQNKQEPNRQDGKRPYKGNQGDGKRPFKGNQGDGKRPFKGNQGDGKRPFKGNQRDGKRPFRGNQNDGRKFNNDKGGGRRFQRDGNDGQKPFNKQKKVFGGKINKSGKGKGGHSKGKGKKSRK, encoded by the exons ATGGGTAAACGTAAAGGTAAATGTGTGAAGAAGAATCCTACGACTAAGGAGTCTCTGGAGCCGGAGAACTTGGTGAAGGCACCGCACTCGTTCGTGATCCACCGCGGACAGTGCAGCAAGGACCTCGTTGATCTGATGAAGGACTTCAGGAAGGTCATGGAGCCGTTTACTGCGTCACAGTTAAAG GAAAGAAAGAAGAACACAATAAAGGACTTTGTGTCAATATCCGGCTACCTCCATGTCTCTCACATGATGGTGTTCACGGAGACAGAGCTCGGCTCCTACATGCGCATGGCTCGGTTACCTCGAGGACCTACACTGACTTTCCGCATACATAGT TACAGCTTAGCCCGCGACGTGATCTCATCACTCCGCAAGCAGTATGTGATGATGAAGGCGTTCCAGAATGCTCCCCTCATCGTGCTAAACAGCTTCTCCGGAGAAGGCATGCACATGAAGCTCATGGCTACCATGTTCCAGAATATGTTCCCTACTATCAATATTACTACT GTAAAATTAAAGAACATACGTCGTTGCGTGCTGATGAACTATAACCCGTCTACAAAGCTAGTTGATATGAGACACTACGCTATCAGAGCTACGCCGGTCGGACTTAATAAGGGAACTAAAAAG atgGTGCAAGGCAAAATCCCCAATTTGAACCGCTGTAAAGATATGTCGGAATTCTTTGATAA AGCTGGAATGTTATCAGAGAGCGAGTTCGAAGACGACCCGAATGCGCAAGTGATCCTGCCACAAAACTTAGCGTCGCGAGGCGCCGCCGCTGAGTCCAAGTCAGCTATCAGACTGTTCGAGTTAGGACCCAGGATATCCTTCCAATTAATAAAG GTAGAAGATGGACTAATGGATGGTGAAGTACTGTTCCATGAACTGGTAGAGAAAACTGAAGAAGAGAAAGCTTTAATCAAAAAGAAGAGAGAACAAAAGAG AAAGTTGAAAGAGAAACGTAAGGCACAACAAGAAGAGAACGTCAAACGGAAACAGAAGGAGAAGGAGGATCTCAAACAGAAGTCACTCGAGGGCATGAAGAAGAAACAAGATGTTACTGAGAGTGAGAG GTTAATGGAGTTAGCGAATGCGGAGTCGCAGCACGCGGATATGGatcaagatgatgatgatgacgcaGACTACTACAGGCAAGAGGTCGGCGTCGAGCCAGAGAAAG ACCTCTTCACACGCGACACGAAAAAACGGAAAGGCGACGAAGACGGTCCACGAGGCTTCAAAAAGATGAGGTTagacaaaaaacttaaaaagaaataccaaaataaacagGAGCCCAACAGACAAGATGGCAAGAGGCCTTATAAGGGAAACCAGGGAGATGGCAAGAGGCCTTTTAAGGGGAACCAAGGAGATGGCAAAAGGCCTTTCAAGGGGAACCAGGGAGATGGCAAAAGGCCTTTTAAGGGGAACCAAAGAGATGGCAAGAGGCCTTTCAGAGGTAATCAAAATGACGGCAGAAAGTTCAATAATGACAAGGGTGGGGGCCGAAGGTTCCAAAGAGATGGCAATGATGGTCAAAAAccttttaacaaacaaaagaaagtgtTTGGTGGCAAAATAAACAAGTCTGGCAAAGGAAAAGGCGGACACAGCAAAGGTAAAGGAAAGAAAAGCAGAAAATGA
- the LOC124634247 gene encoding zinc finger protein 835 isoform X2, protein MNPQVCANCRNEKPVNATDNRLVTESCGHVKCMNCLLNEKTGCQACLREKKPTDGGDPLGGIIEGGPADETSPAEADDKSYDEDLDKEIQCEIDELYMKKKLETSHIKEETDANGKMFLCTVCKKKFHARSQVAYHAYCNGQRKPYQCPECNKTFATMSHYKYHMRVHRNERTYACDVCGEGFFQMSKLQRHKLKHTKEKKFACSECNKAFNNLTSLRKHGLTHTDERPYACPTCGSRFRDSSNLRKHVRKHERKCLCGAWSCSRCGPLAARRPHACPRCPQAFHSRKDMRRHAAVHTDSKPFRCKVCSRRFRRKDNLERHIRNTHPDYVPATAVDCDEAALKQIRANGHTNKLDDYQKDEKTKLEILNPLPPLPKEEIQKHMHENSTKPEKPVEPDITIDKSYILVANNARQSVIVGNKTANVEPKPVTSPSQECEYVHKIRKASIIPLPPIDLRKMIELEEQTNLNNLDLGAPPKDKKTLYEKILYGDRERDKRDHDDNNVDSGPAGVHWRRKLKQSVSIDL, encoded by the exons ATGAATCCGCAAGTTTGTGCGAATTGTCGTAACGAGAAGCCTGTGAATGCGACTGATAACAGGCTGGTGACGGAGAGCTGTGGTCACGTGAAATGTATGAACTGTTTGCTGAACGAGAAGACTGGTTGCCAAGCTTGCCTTAGGGAGAAGAAGCCGACTGATGGAGGAGACCCTTTGGGTGGAATTATAGAGGGAGGGCCGGCAGACGAGACCTCGCCGGCTGAAGCAGACGATAAGTCATATGACGAAGACCTCGACAAGGAAATCCAGTGCGAGATAGATGAGTTGTATATGAAGAAAAAACTTGAGACATCACATATTAAAGAAGAAACAG aTGCAAATGGCAAGATGTTTCTGTGCACCGTTTGCAAGAAGAAGTTCCATGCTCGGAGCCAGGTGGCCTATCATGCATACTGCAATGGTCAGCGGAAGCCTTACCAATGTCCTGAATGCAATAAG ACATTTGCCACAATGTCTCACTATAAGTATCACATGCGGGTACATCGCAACGAGCGCACTTATGCCTGTGATGTGTGCGGCGAGGGATTCTTCCAGATGTCCAAGTTGCAGAGGCACAAGTTAAAGCATACTA AAGAGAAGAAGTTTGCATGCAGCGAGTGCAACAAAGCGTTCAATAATTTAACTTCACTCCGCAAGCACGGGCTCACGCACACAGACGAGCGGCCGTACGCGTGTCCCACGTGTGGCAGTCGCTTCCGAGACAGCTCGAATCTGAGGAAACATGTGAGGAAGCACG AAAGGAAGTGCTTGTGCGGCGCGTGGTCGTGCTCGCGCTGCGGGCCGCTCGCGGCGCGGCGCCCGCACGCGTGTCCGCGCTGCCCGCAGGCCTTCCACTCGCGCAAGGACATGCGCCGCCACGCCGCCGTGCACACCG ACTCCAAACCCTTTCGCTGCAAAGTGTGCAGCCGCCGCTTCAGAAGGAAAGACAACCTAGAGCGTCACATTCGCAATACGCACCCCGACTACGTGCCCGCCACCGCCGTCGACTGCGACGAGGCCGCGCTCAAGCAGATCCGAGCCAACGGACACACAAACAAACTCGACGACTACCAGAAAGACGAGAAAACAAAACTAGAGATCCTCAACCCCTTACCGCCGCTTCCAAAAGAAGAAATACAAAAACACATGCACGAGAACTCTACGAAGCCAGAAAAGCCCGTCGAGCCAGATATTACTATAGATAAATCTTATATTTTAGTGGCCAATAATGCCCGTCAAAGCGTCATCGTTGGCAACAAAACAGCGAATGTCGAACCCAAACCCGTCACTAGTCCGTCGCAGGAATGTGAATACGTACACAAAATACGAAAGGCTTCCATAATTCCCCTACCGCCTATAGATTTGCGGAAAATGATAGAATTAGAAGAACAAaccaatttgaataatttagatTTGGGCGCTCCTCCAAAGGATAAGAAGACTTTGTATGAGAAGATATTGTATGGGGACAGGGAGAGAGATAAGAGAGACCACGACGATAACAATGTTGACTCTGGTCCTGCCGGAGTGCATTGGAGGAGGAAGCTGAAGCAATCTGTGTCTATAG ATTTGTAA